The following nucleotide sequence is from Apium graveolens cultivar Ventura chromosome 4, ASM990537v1, whole genome shotgun sequence.
aaatatttaaattttgaatGCTATGACAGAGAAAAAGTTAAAATATTTTACCCGTGAAAAACTaaaatacccaccatttgggGATAAATACCCAAAATAAAGTTTGACGGGATGCGTTAACCAAAATACCCGTTGATTACGCATATATGGGGAATGCGTATACAGTTTATTAAAATTTTGTGAAAAACACGCATGTTATGTTATGTGATGAGACATGCGTGTTTCTTTTTTGTTTTCACTTGAATACGCATCTTTAGAATGCGTATTCTTTGAAAATCAAAAAGAGATCACGCATGCGTGTTCTTCACAAAATTTTAAAAACCTGTATACACATTCCCCAGATGCGTAATTAAACAGGTGTTTTGGGCGGAACATATCGCCGATCAGCATTTTGGGTAGTTGGAGCCGAAAAATGGTGTGTTTTGAGCATTCTTTCTATTTTACCTCCCAAATGTCCTTTGGTGAAGAAGTCTTTGTACCAAAAATAAATGTTTATCTCTTTTTTTCTCCCGCTGACAATGACGTGACAAGGTTATAATTTTTGAACAATGATATATCAATATTTTTTTGTCGTAGGAAACCGCAGCCGCTACCGAAGGATGTGTACTACCGAAGGATGCGTAATGGGTAAATGTCACGGGTTCACGTAAACCACGTAAACCAAGGCAAACCGCACTTAAACGACAAATTCTGGTTCAtgagacataatcataaattctcctttcgtgggattcgaacctgtgagcAAGAAGATAATTATATCTTTTTAACCAACTGAATCAATTTTTGTGGGCTGACATATcaatatttgaaaaaaaaatagaaataaatTTTCGGCTATGTAGCATTTTcatttacttaaaaataaattattctcgGAGATATGTTTCAAAGTGGTTCAACAAACATTCTACGTGATTCGACATATTTTTTGGACATATTTTTTTAGAATAATGATAGTGGTAGCAAATTTGGATTCAAAATAACTCTTAAAATGAGTCATGACTAATTATGATTTGTGTGCGCATATTAATGCACGATGCCTCCATcattttatataaattattatcAATCAAATTTTGCTACTTGTTATTTTACACCTATTTTGGACAGATTTTTGTTAACTCCATCATTTCTCATTTTCTTAACTATTTGCACTTTGAATTTTCCGTGGTTTTTAATATATTATAAGTGTAAGAATGCCCTACAAAAGGATATCATACATCTTTGTCTTCATTATTATGTACCTTTTTTGGTAAGAGTTAAGTGAAATATTTATTACTATCGTTTGTGAACTGTATTGCACAAGCATGCATAAACTAGTATTCAGTTTTGTTTTAGCTTAATGGGACTTGACTGGTAAGTTCATATGCATTCTCTGTTTTCTCTAATCTCTGTGTTTTTGCACAGTCTCCTGTTATTGGATTTCTAGTTCTTTTTCGGAGAAAATGTATATTAAAGGTGTATGTGTAGTTGTGTACTAGTTGATGCTTGTTTTAGGGGGTTCAAAATGCTGCCTAGTATCTAGCTTTTGCAGATAGTTGTCGAAACACCGCGAGGTTTTAGGACAATAGGTTCTTAACACTTGCTTAACACATACATTAAGGTTCTTAGAGTTGGTGCCCTTGTTAATTTTGTATTATACATTTGACTTGAGTTTCGAGATAAAATTTAATAGTATATCCATATCAGCTTAACCGAGAAGATGCTTTCTGATTGTTAAATTACTTTATTCAGTAGCAAAGTCTAGTATACAGTAGTAGACCTTTCATTCAGTTGAGTGAGCTATCCTTTGATGTTATATTTTTAAAGCTTGAACTTACTAAAGGCTACATAATTGGTAATTCAGCATGTTTTGATCTTAGCTAATGAATGAAAACCAAAACAGTGATATACTAGCGAATTTGGTATATGATAAGTAGTTTTATTGGTATCCTTGACTGTAGTATATGAACTTTGTAGATTCACTATAGCAGACATGGAAGATACTTTGAATGAAAATTTATTGAGAGAAGCTCGAAGAGCAGAAGAGGTTGCTGATGGTAAAAGGCCACTCAAAGAGAGAATATGGATGGAGTCCAAGAAAATGTGGATTGTGGCTGGTCCTGCAATATTCACTAGATTTTCAACACTTGGAGTTAGTGTTATTAGCCTAGCATTCATTGGTCACATTGGATCCACAGAGCTTGCTGCTTATGCTCTGGTATCCACTGTTTTGCTGAGATTTTCAATCGGCATACTGGTATCATTTTAATTTGCCATTTCTCTTATTTCTTTACTATGGTTTTTACCTTGGACGCTGTTGAATATATCTTGTTTCATGATTGTTATTTCAACCATTTTGATGATTGAAAAGTTAACCAAGTATTGTTTGTGATGACATAATTGTCAATCTGGTATTAGAGCTGTCGGTCACCACATTCAGTATCTTAAATGGTTCATATCTTTCTCGTAAAGGACTTACAACTAGTACATTTTTTAATATCCAAATTGGTGAAGCATAGCACCAAGGTCTTACTGCAAGGTATGTTGTAATAACACATTGGACCTCTTCTGTTGATCAAAGAGATACTGTATGGTATAATATGACTTTCTGATAGGTTAATGACCTTCATTGAAGAAAATAATGACAGGAAAGTGATTCTTCTGTACCTGGGCAAGCTAATCTATTTTGGTTTATTAGTTCATGATTATTTTTGTGGAATAGACTTGTTTTTGTGCTAAATGAAATAGACTTGTTAGAGGAATACCAGATAGGTATTATCTGATACAGTGTAACGTTTTTGCAGACTGTCAAGTAAATAATTGACTAATAAAGATAGAATATGTAATCATGATTCTGTTTCAAACATGCAGTTGGGCATGGCCAGCGGATTGGAAACACTTTGTGGGCAGTCATGTGGTGCAAAACAATATGAGATGCTTGGTGTATATCTTCAAAGATCATGGCTTATCTTGATTATATGCTCAATAGTTCTATTACCAATATTTATATTCACCACCCCAATTCTCATAGCTCTAGGTCAGGATGAATCCATTGCAGAAGTGGCGGGAACCGTTTCACTCTGGTTAATCCCTGTTATATTTTCCTTCATTGCATCTTTCAGCTGCCAAATGTTCCTCCAAGCACAGAGCAAGAATCTGATCATTGCATACTTAGCAGCATTTTCACTAGCAATCCATGTTTTCCTCTCGTGGCTCTTGACGGTGAAATACAATTTTGGACTTAGCGGTGCCATGGTCTCTACAAATTTGGCATATTGGGTCCCGAATATCGGTCAACTTGTTTATATTCTTGGTGGATGGTGCCCAGAGACGTGGAAAGGTTTCTCAATGTTGGCCTTCAAAGATCTCTTGCCTATTGTCAAGCTCTCTTTGTCATCTGCTGTTATGCTTTGGTAATTCTAATTTGCCCCTTTGCAACTTATTTCGCTTCTCTTGGCCTTTGTTATTGATCAAACTTATTAAGAATCATAGCCATAGTTTATTGGGTTTTTTGATCTTATTATAAACTCTGGGTACTGAACCTAGTACTGTTATTTTGCAGCCTCGAACTCTGGTACACCACGATACTAATTCTTTTAACAGGAAACTTGAAAAATTCCGAGGTTGCTATTGATGCTCTTTCTATCTGGTAAAATTTAAACACTATCAATCTGTCCCAGTTTATATTGGTAGGATCCTATATCTTCTAAACATTTAATTTTTTTTGGCAGCCTTAATATCAATGGTTGGGAACTGATGATATCTGTAGGCTTCTTGGCCGCGGCTAGGTAGAACTAACTTCTTTTATGTCATCCTTTGCATCTTTTTTTATTCACCAGTATGTTCTTGTTTCTGCATGAAACATCCAGTGTACGAGTCTCGAATGAGCTTGGAAGAGGCAGTTCCAGAGCTGCAGTATTCTCCATTGTGCAGATTGTGCTAACATCATTAGCTATTGGATTTGTGCTATTTATATTTTTCTTGTTCTTTCGAGGACGGCTAGCTTACATATTTACGAAGAGTACTGAGGTTGCCGCAGCTGTTGCTGATTTGTCACCTCTACTGGCGTTCTCCATACTGCTAAATAGCATTCAGCCAGTTCTTTCCGGTAAATCTGCATTAAGTGTTGTGTTCGTTTCAACTTTCAAGTActtaaaatcatgaaatttttacaaaaGCTATCAGGGAAGTAGGGAAAATTCTGATTCATAAAAAGGAAAAAAACTGCTTTCAAAATATTATTCTCGCGCTGCTATTTTTCTATATAGGTGTTGCTGTTGGGGCTGGCTGGCAAAGCACGGTGGCATATGTGAACATTACATGCTATTACTTGATCGGAATTCCAGTTGGAATAGTGCTTGGTTATGTTTTCCAGTTTCAGGTTAAGGTGAGTGCCTTCCTTTCTTATCTGAGTTTCTTTGATTTGTGAGAATAGAAAACTAGCCCTTGTTCAGAAAGTGTCCATTAAATGTGTTTTTGAATACAGCTACAAGAAATGTGGGTAAATAACATTAACATAGAGGAACCTCTCTCATGTAACTTGGATGCAACCATAATTGAGTCTTATGTCTTCGGAATTTATTGATCATAGTCAACACAGGCACTCTGTAAACGTAACTGTTTATATAAAAACTTGTTTTGTAGGGTGTTTGGGTGGGAATGTTGATCGGTACACTCGCTCAAACTATTGTACTAATGATAATTACTTACAAGACTGACTGGGAGAAACAGGTTATGTGATTGCCCTTTATTATCCTATTATGATGTTTTCAGATGTTAATTGTTAAGTCTGCGCTAACAACTTTGATGTATCCGCAGGTATGGCTTGCTAAACAAAGGTTAAGCAAGTGGTCTGTAGAATCTGACCAGCGAGCTGAAAATGAGCAAAATGCATGAAACTCAAGATAATCACTTACTAGCTGCATCTGCAAGCCTTTCCTGGCAGAACAAAAGCTGTTTTGGATATAGCAGTATAAATGACCCGGCAAGATTGCAGTTTTAATTTTATTGTAACAGTTGGGACACAAGTAAATCTGATACTAAGATATAAGTAAACTATAGCTTCTAAATCTTCCGGGGGCTAGGGATTTGGCCCTTTATTTTTTGTATCAAGTACTCATGTGATCAAATGTTAGTTTTAATATTAAGATCAACTCTTGTTACATGAACAATTTATATTTCAATTGTCTATGAAACTAAAGCAGTTTTATATTGttaaaatataatataagaaCAATCGACCCTTTTTATAATGCCTTATAAATTTTAGATGAGTTGGTTAATGAACGTCGTATTAGAGCTCTAGAGCTCTGGTCGGCGGGTCTCAAGTTCAACTGTTAGATGAAGGCCATTAGCGAGTCGAACTTGAGACATCTAAGCTCTGCGGAGATCCGATATACTGGAAATTTTAAAACATGGCTCGCTGCACATTGTAGAGTATCATGGAAAACAATGAAAAACAAATGTCCAACAACTTGAAGATTATATATTGTTCTTAGTTGTTAGATTCCGAGTTTTTGTAAGCAGCAACGAAACCGTGTTTTCAAATTCAGAAAAGAAAAGAATGCAACAAGCATTCTAGATATCATATGCCTCAAATGGCCCTGTCAAAAAAATAAGACATCAAATGTCAAAATTACTCATAATCTCATACTGTACAACTTAAAGGAGCAGGCTATGTTGGTCTTTTTCGGAGAGGAGTTTTAACTAGAAATACCTCCATTAGCAACAAGCTCCACAATGTGGGAAATAACGGATCAATTCTAAACACCAATCAAGAACAGTGACTACATAAAATCAGTTTTCTAAAAATCAGTCAATTCGGACGAGTATTCGGGTGAGTACTCGGAAATCGGAGTTAAACTGATTCGGATTTAAGCTGTAATTACTCGGATTTTGAAGACATAATCGAGTAGATCTGATTTCAGAGTTTTACATAATAAAAACTGGTGCGAGGCACATatcattttctagatttttttgtGCAGCAcataattatattttttgattataaGAATACCTAATATAAATCGATTAACAATCAAAGACATTAATATAATGTGACAAAAAAAAAAGACATTAATATAAACTTGACAAATCATGTATGTGTCATGTAATTGAATATgtgtttatataaaaaaaattaaaattaatacaTATAACTAACTGGATAGTACATCCAcgtaaaataaaataaattggcTAGTGaagtaattataaaatttgtaCATTTAAATGTTTGTCGTAATTTTATACGTTGTATGCACATTTGTTATCATATATTACAAAATTTCACAATATAATTATATGACTATTGTGAGAACTTGTAGCAGTTGGGCCTAAAAACAATATCAGTTATTACATGAGAAGTTTTTTCAAATAATAACACAAAATAAATGTAAAaggtcaaaataatttttaattatggCACTCTAAAATCATAGAGCGTGTTGGGTTTTTAGTTATAAGCAAAAATGTAACGATATTAACGGGTTGAGATGCAATCATaaacttttaaatattaaaataataattaataaatagaaATGTGTTATGAGTGTAAGTAATCATATACAATAGCACATGAATGGGCCCACATATTatatatgttaggaatatgttctaggcttgatgatatttcacCAAAACAACTTAGTAGATTTAGTTAAGTGTGTTTGTaattttcaacggataattttacTTTGTCATTCATTGAAAGAGTAGCTTTTGGTtgaataagtttttgtagcacattcctgtataatgtaatgccttagagaattagaggttgtaggatattctaaatcatgttgactattagaatgatatgtaaaataggttggttaattgtaaatattagatgccttgtaattttgcataaatgaaatggagtcaactGCTATagaaatactttcaacggatgattctacaaggcttcgacggatgacccaagttaCTCTCAACATATGATCCAATAGAGACTCAACGAATAATCTACaaagtctcgacggataacaaattcaaataggagttgatagtgaaTTGACAGTCACgtgggttgattgtatacaaaaggaatgtggcagcctatttgcaggttTTTGATAACAaggaagcatttccatttccatgcttacttgaagaaattcAAAAatgttggatagagaaatgaagaaacatgggATGAAGACCTAGACACTTTGTTTATATGTTTGTCTTTTTCATACGTAACTTGGTCATATA
It contains:
- the LOC141717272 gene encoding protein DETOXIFICATION 21-like; translated protein: MEDTLNENLLREARRAEEVADGKRPLKERIWMESKKMWIVAGPAIFTRFSTLGVSVISLAFIGHIGSTELAAYALVSTVLLRFSIGILLGMASGLETLCGQSCGAKQYEMLGVYLQRSWLILIICSIVLLPIFIFTTPILIALGQDESIAEVAGTVSLWLIPVIFSFIASFSCQMFLQAQSKNLIIAYLAAFSLAIHVFLSWLLTVKYNFGLSGAMVSTNLAYWVPNIGQLVYILGGWCPETWKGFSMLAFKDLLPIVKLSLSSAVMLCLELWYTTILILLTGNLKNSEVAIDALSICLNINGWELMISVGFLAAASVRVSNELGRGSSRAAVFSIVQIVLTSLAIGFVLFIFFLFFRGRLAYIFTKSTEVAAAVADLSPLLAFSILLNSIQPVLSGVAVGAGWQSTVAYVNITCYYLIGIPVGIVLGYVFQFQVKGVWVGMLIGTLAQTIVLMIITYKTDWEKQVWLAKQRLSKWSVESDQRAENEQNA